In bacterium, the sequence CCTGCTGGATGCCAAGATATCCCTTCTACCGAATTCGAACCCGATCCGGCACAATACGCTGATACGATTTCATCATCTTACAACCGACATTTTGGCCCGAATCACGCTTCTTGGCACAGAAGTTTTGCAACCGGCAGAAAGTGGATACGTGCAACTGCGCCTGCAAAACTCCATTCATGCTCTTTCCGGGGACCGTTTTATTCTCAGAAGACATTCTCCCCTTACCACCATTGGAGGCGGTGTGATTCTCGATCATCTCCCTATGCGAAGGGTATCGGCCGGGGACGCATCGGCCATCGAACGGCTGAGAATCCTGGAAAAAGGGAATCCGGAAGACCGACTTGCCATTGCTGTTCAGATGAAATCCATGTCCGGAGCGGACGAACGCTACTTAAAAGCAAAAATGGGGATGCCACCACAGGAATTTGCGCAATTGCACGAGGAATCGGTGGTCCTTCTGCGGAAAAATCCATACCTGGCGATCAACAGAAAATTTGAACTCGATCTCACGCGAAAAATGACCGACACAGTAAAATCCTTCCACGAAAAAAATCCACTGCAGTTTGGTATTCCAAAAGAAGAGCTTCGTTCCAGGTTCCTAAAAACCGTTCCTGCGGAGGTCTTTGCGGCAATTCTCGACCGCGCGATCGATCAAAAACTGTTTCAAATTCAAAAAGATTTGATCGCTATGTTCGGCCGGAAAGTTGCACTCGATCAACAACAGGAATCGCTGGCCTCGCGCATCGAAGAATACTTGCAGCGTTTCGGTCTGGGAACACCGGGGCTCGATGAACTTGCGAAAGAATTGAAAGAGCCGATCGAAAAAACCAGAAGCTTGCTTTATTTGCTGGTTCGAGAGCAAAAAGCGGTCAAAATAGCCGATGATTATTTCCTGCACAAACTTGCGTGGGAAGATCTCAAACAGAAGATCCGCAATCTGAAAACGACTCAAAAAACATTTTCTGTTCCTGACTTTAAAGCCCTTTTTGGAATCACCAGGAAATTTGCAATCCCCCTGCTGGAAAACCTGGACCGGGAGGGAATTACCCGCCGGGCGGGAAACGAGCGTATAATATTGTAGATGCAATTCTTAGCGTTCCTCGGACCCATCGGAGTTCCAGAACTACTTCTGATCCTTCTGGTGCTCCTGCTTGTATTCGGCGCGGCGCGACTGCCGGAAATAGGCAGAAGTCTCGGTGCTGCAATTACCAACTTCAAATCATCAATTAAAGAAGGAAGCAAAAAAGACAAGGATCTGGGCAACAGCGCCGAAGAAAGAGAAAAATAAATTACCAGATTTCAAATCCGAAATCACAAATAATATTCAAATCTCAAAGCTCAATTTTCAAACGGGCCCTCGCAAGCAAGTTTGAGCATTTGAGAATTTGTGATTGGGATTTATTTGTTTTTTGAGATTTGTGATTTGGAGATTATTCCCATATCCGGTTCCATCGACCAGAAGATGGGGATCTCTTTCCATTTTGCCAGCCACATGCTGAAAGCTTCGTACATCTCTTTTCGAATCGCGCGAAAGTAATGGTATTTGCCGTCTTCACCGGGAAAAAACTCGCCGGCGAGAACCGGATGGTACGGAAACCTTCTACGAATGACGGCCCCCAGATCTCGCATGTAACGGAACAACCCGATGGATAGAAATGCGAGTCGATTCTTCGGAAACTGCTCCAGGCTGTTGAACAGTTTCGCATAGGATTCTTTCCAACCATCGAAATAGAAAACGGGATCCAGATGAAACGCAATTTGATAGCCCAGCCGAACAGCCTCTGATGCTGCATTCAAGCGTTCTTCGAGCAGGGAAGTGCCATATTCATGCGTCTGCACAATTTCCGGCGGGTTCAAGGACCAGGAAACCACAATGCGGTCGCGGACTATTTCAGGATCTGCAAGACCGGTGAGGTCGGTGGCTTTGCTTCGCAATTCCAGCACCGAACCAGCCGGAATGTGCCTGCTGATTTTTCTCAGGAATGGAAATTGACTTTCCGCAAGCAAGCTGTCTGATAAAAGCCCGGTCGAAATCCAGGATCGTTGAGAATCGAGATTGGAAAGCTCAATCAGTAAAGATTCAATACCGAGAAAAA encodes:
- the tatA gene encoding twin-arginine translocase TatA/TatE family subunit yields the protein MQFLAFLGPIGVPELLLILLVLLLVFGAARLPEIGRSLGAAITNFKSSIKEGSKKDKDLGNSAEEREK
- the selB gene encoding selenocysteine-specific translation elongation factor: MKSIIIGTAGHIDHGKTALVKSLTGVDTDRLPEEKARGITIDLGFAHTQWEGIDISFIDVPGHERFIKNMLAGIGGIHLLMLVIAADESVMPQTREHFEICRLLHIPDGVIVITKKDLADNDSLEIVKEEIQSLVQGSPFSNAEVFAVSSKTGEGLDTLKAGLIRKIKEVRTHPGKGVFRLPVDRVFVLKGHGTIVTGTLISGKIRKESGAELMPSRKRVKVRSIHAHDKNVEEAFSGQRTALNLQGIEKEEIQRGDVLTEADLFVPTSLLDAKISLLPNSNPIRHNTLIRFHHLTTDILARITLLGTEVLQPAESGYVQLRLQNSIHALSGDRFILRRHSPLTTIGGGVILDHLPMRRVSAGDASAIERLRILEKGNPEDRLAIAVQMKSMSGADERYLKAKMGMPPQEFAQLHEESVVLLRKNPYLAINRKFELDLTRKMTDTVKSFHEKNPLQFGIPKEELRSRFLKTVPAEVFAAILDRAIDQKLFQIQKDLIAMFGRKVALDQQQESLASRIEEYLQRFGLGTPGLDELAKELKEPIEKTRSLLYLLVREQKAVKIADDYFLHKLAWEDLKQKIRNLKTTQKTFSVPDFKALFGITRKFAIPLLENLDREGITRRAGNERIIL